DNA from Leptospira mayottensis 200901116:
TTTTTCCAATTGAGTCGGAGTCGTTGAGGAAAACCCCCATCCAAAAATCTAGAAGTTCCTATATTTTGCGAATGAAGTACCCTAACCACTAAAACCTCGCTCTCGAATTTTACCGGAATATTTGATTTTCAGGGTGCGACTTAGAAAAAATACTGGCAAACGATGGAAAAAGACGTCGTTTCCCTACAAGACGCTCTGGAACACGGACTTACCGCAGAAGAATTTCAGAAAATTCAGGAAATTTTGGGAAGAATTCCAAACTCCACCGAACTTGGAATTTTTTCTGCAATGTGGTCGGAGCATTGTTCTTATAAAAACTCGATACTAAAGTTGAAAACACTTCCGACATCTTCGGATAAACTGCTTGCTAAAGCGGGTGAAGAGAATGCGGGTGCGATGGATATCGGAGATGGGCTGGCCGTGGTTTTCAAAATCGAGAGTCACAATCACCCGACCGCAGTAGAACCGTATCAGGGCGCGGCGACCGGTGTGGGTGGAATTATGAGAGATATCTTTACGATGGGCGCGCGTCCGATCGTATCGCTGAATTCTCTGCGGTTTGGAAATCCCGACGAACCAAGAAATAAATATCTTCTTTCCCGTGCGGTAAAGGGAATCGGAGATTACGGAAACTCGCTCGGAATTGCGGTTTCGGGTGGAGAACTTTTTATCGACGAATGTTTTTCCAAAAACCCTCTTGTAAACGCAATGACCGTGGGAATCGTGCGCCACGATCAGATGGCCAGCGCGACGACCGGTGGCCAAGTTGGCAATGCAGTTTACATTGTCGGAGCTACGACAGGAAGGGATGGAATTCATGGAGCGTCCTTTGCGTCCAAGGATCTATCCAAAGAATCCGAGTCCAAACGTTCCGCCGTTCAGGTGGGTGACCCGTTTATGGAAAAGCTACTTATGGAAGCAAGTTTGGAAGCGATTCAAAAAGGGCTTTTGATCGGAATTCAAGATATGGGTGCGGCTGGAATTTCTTGTGCAACTTCGGAAATGAGCGCCAAGGGTAAAACCGGAATGAAAATTGATCTTGATCTCGTTCCATTTCGCGAGACTGGAATGAACGCCTACGAAGCGATGCTTTCCGAGTCCCAAGAGAGAATGCTCGTAGTTCCAAAAAAAGGAAAAGAATCCGAACTCGTATCTATATTCGAAAAATGGAATCTAAATGCGGTCAAAATCGGCGAAGTTACCGCAGACGGAATGATCGAGATTTATATGGGCGGAAAGCTCAAAGCAAAAATTCCTGCCGAGTCGCTCGTGTTAGGTGGAGGAGCCCCTCGTTACGAAAGAGAAACGAAACGCCCCGCTTATCTCGACGCTGTAAAGACTTGGAACACGGATGCAATCTCCGACGTGACTTCCGGCGCAAACGCAAGCGACGTTCTACTGAAAATTCTTTCCTCCTGGAACGTATGTTCCCGCAAGCCAATTACGGAACAATACGACAGCGAAGTCGGTCTCGTAAAACTCATAGGTCCGGGACTAGATGGAGGACTTTCTTCTATCCCGGATACGAACAAAGCTCTTGCGACTGCTACCGATTGTAATTCCAGATATACCTATCTCGATCCTTATAAGGGGGCGGAGTTTGCGGTTTGTGAGGCGGCCCGAAACGTTTATGTTACGGGAGCGACCCCATACGGAGTGACCAATAATCTGAATTTTGCAAATCCTTATATTCCGGAAAACTATTATATGTTTTCCGAATGTATTCGAGGGATGGGAGATGCCTGCCGCTTCTTGGGTCTTCCCGTGACCGGAGGGAACGTATCTTTTTACAACGAATCTCCTGAAGGACCGATTTTTCCGACCCCTACGATCGGAATGGTAGGAATCCTTCAAGATAAGAAAAAGTTTATTTCCAACTTTCCGAAGGAAGCCGGAATCGAACTTGCGGTTCTTGGAAATTTCCGTCCTTCTTTGGGAGGAAGCGAATACCTGAAAAAAATCCACGGCCAAGTCAACGGAACCATTCCTGAACTCGATATCAAAGAAGAATTAGAACTTTGTAAACTGATTCTTTCACTAAACGAAAAAGGGGTTTTGAAATCTGCGAGAGATCTTTCTCTCGGAGGAATCGGAATCGCTCTTTCCAAAACGGTTCTTTTTTCTGGACTCGGTATCGATGCGGACCTGACTGCTTTCAAACAAAATCGATTGGATTTGACCTTGTTCGGAGAGAGTTCGACAACCGTTCTTGTTGGGTTTGATTCCACTTGGAAGGAACAAATCCGTAAACAAACAGAAGAGAAAGGGCTGAAATTTTATCCTATCGGTAAGACTACTTCCTTCGAAGTTTTGAAGCTGAAAGACATCGGAGTGGAAATTTCTTTTTCGGAATTGAACGAGCCTTATGAGAAAGGTTTGGAGGCCGTATTCGCTTTATGAAAGTAGGAGCAGAACTTCCGTTATTAAGGAAATTTCTTGCGATTGGTTTCATTTGTTTTACGGCGAGTTTCGACTGTAAAAAAAATGCGGAAGAAATTTTGGGAGAGGCAAAGGCAAAACCGGAGTTAGTTCAAATCTTGGATTTTGGAATGCAGAAGTTGTCCACGGTTCCCGAAGCAGTTTGTGGTTTTCCAAATCTAACTAAGTTGGATCTTCGCTTAAACAGTTTGACTTTTCTTCCGGAATCTATCGGAGAATGTAGGCGTCTTGAACAACTTAATCTTTTCGGAAACGACCTTACTGCATTGCCGTCTACGTTCTCTAAATTAAAAAATCTGAAAGTATTACTGGCTGGGGGCAACGATTTTACGATTCTTCCTTCCGAACTTCTGTTTCTTCCGCTGATCAGAACTTTGTACTTCGATCAAAATAAATTGACTCTTACGGAAACGGACGTGGAAATTCTCGCTTCTCTTTCCTCCTTGGAGGAATTGGATTTGAATCTGAATTTGGGAATCAAGACTCTTCCTTTTAATTACGAAAAACTTAGAAATCTTACCAATTTAAAAAGACTGAATATTAAAAAAACTTCATTAAAGGGAGAGGATGCAGATAAATTGCAGGCGATTCTTCCAAACACTAAAATCGATTACTGAAACGACTATGAGCGAAACCCAAAAAGAAAACCCGTATTCCTCCACAGTTCTCCTTCCTAAGACAGATTTCCCCATGAAGGCGGATCTTGCCAAACGGGAACCTGAACAAATCAGATCTTGGAAACAAGGCCAGATCTTTCGAAAAATGAGGGAACAAAGAAATGGAAAAAAAGAATTTGTTCTTCATGACGGTCCTCCGTATGCAAATGGAAATTTTCATTTAGGTCATGCTCTTAATAAAATTCTCAAAGATACGATTATTAAATCGAAATCGCTCGCCGGTTTTTATGCGGATATGATTCCGGGTTGGGATTGTCACGGCCTTCCAATCGAGGTTCAGGTTTTAAAGAATCTAGGCAAAAAGGTTCGTGAAACTGGGCCCGAAGAACTTAGGCAACTCTGCAGAAAATATGCGGAAGAGTTCGTTGGAAAACAAGGGGACGACTTGAGTCGTTTTCTTTGTTTTTGGGAAGAAGGGAAAATCTACAAAACAATGTCTCCCGATTTTGAAGCGAAAATTGTGGAAGTATTCGGAGAACTTTTTAAGAAAGGTTATGTCTATCGGGGTAAAAAACCGGTCTATTGGTCGATCGATTTGGCGACGGCGCATGCGGAAGCGGAGATAGAATACTACCCTCATGTTTCTCCTTCTATCTATGTAAAATTTCCCGTTATCGGCGAGAAAAAACAATTCTGCCTAATCTGGACGACAACTCCTTGGACTCTTCCGGCAAACCTTGCGATTTGCTTTAATAGGAAAATTGAATATTCTATTTTTAGAACGGAGTCAGGAGAGGAACTTATACTTGCTGATGCTCTTGCAAAGAACGTTACAATGACAACTGGAGTCGTTCTTACAAAATTGAAATCGATTTCTTCGGAAGAGTTAGCCGTCCTTAAATTTCAACATCCTTTTATCGATCGTATTTCCGTTTCCTTGTTCGGAGATCATGTGACTCTTGAGGCGGGGACGGGTTGCGTTCATACGGCTCCCGGTCACGGTCAAGACGATTACAAAGTCGGTTTAACGGCTGGGCTGGAACCGTTCTCACCCGTCGACGATTACGGAAGATACACGGATGAGTTCCCTTTGATGCAGGGAAAAAAAGTTTTCGATGCAAATCCGGAAATCATTCAACTTCTGAAAGACAGGGGATTACTTCTCTACCAGGGCGAGCTGGAACATTCTTATCCTCATAGTTGGAGGAGTAAAAAACCTCTGATATTTCGAGCGACACCTCAGTGGTTTTTTAAGATGGACTTTCAAAATCTCCGTGAAAAGTCTCTTTCCGCGATAGATGGGGTCCGATGGATTCCTTCTTGGGGAATTACTCGAATTCGATCCATGGTGGAAACGAGACCGGACTGGTGTTTATCTCGTCAGAGAAACTGGGGAGTTCCGATTCCTGCGTTCGCTTGCGAATCCTGCGGTCAAACTCATATCGACGACGTTTCGATTCAGTTCTTTACGAAGATGGTCCGTGAAAAGGGAATCGAGATTTGGTATTCGGAAGAAGCTAAGGACCTCCTCCCTCCGAAAACAAAATGTGGTAAATGCGGAAATGATTCCTTCAAAAAAGGAAACGATATTTTAGATGTTTGGTTCGATTCAGGAGTCTCCAACTTTGCGGTGTTAGGTGAGCGTAAGAATGAACCTCCAGCGGATCTTTATCTGGAAGGTTCCGATCAACATAGAGGTTGGTTTCAGTCTTCTCTCTGGCCTTCGATGGCTCTTCGAGGAATTCCTCCTTATAAGGCCGTATTGACCCACGGTTATGTTTTGGATGAAAAAGGACACGCAATGTCCAAATCTTTAGGAAACGGAATCGATCCTACGGTCGACATCATCCAAGTTTACGGGGCCGATATCCTTCGCTTGTGGGTTAGTTCTTTGGATTTTAGGGATGATATCAAAGTAGGAAAAGAATCCTTAAAAATAGTTTCTGAACAATATCGTAAGATTCGTAATACATTCCGTTATCTTTTGGGAAATTTGGATGGCCATACCCCTGAACAAAATCTTCCTTTTGAAGAACTCGAAGAGTTGGATCGATTTTATCTTTCCAAACTCGCTGGTTTTGTGGAGGACGTGGTTGCAAGTTATGAGACCTATCAGTTCCATCAGATTTATCAGAAGTTGATCTTATTTTGCACAGTTACTCTGTCTCAGGATTATTTCGATATGATCCGGGACAGAATGTATTGCGACGCGAGAGATTCGAGATCCAGAAGATCCTCCTCTACGACACTTCAGTATATTCTGGATTCATTATGTATTCTCGTGGCGCCAATTCTTAGTTTTACCGCCGAAGAGGTATGGACTTCCAACGGAAAAAAAGACTCTGTGTTCTTACAAACCTTCCCTGATTTGAAATCTTGGAAGAATCAATCTCTTGAAGATAAATTTGAGTCTGCGTTGCAAGCGAGAGAAGTCGTTCAGAAGGCTCTTGAGATCGCAAGACAAGAAGGAAAGTTGGGTAAGTCTCTTGAAGCGGCTCTTGAAATCGTTTCTAAAAGTGGGCCCAGCTTTGGTGAACTTCTTCCGAAGGAAACCTTGGAGTTGCTTTTTGTGGTTTCTCAAATTCATGAGAAAAATCCGGGAATGGAAGTCCTTTCCAGTCACGAGAACGAAAAATTCTCCGTAAAAGTTTTAAAACCGGTTCAAGGTGAATGTCTTCGTTGTTGGAGACATACGGAAGATATTTCCGAAAAAGACGATCTCTGTGGTCGTTGTAAATCGGTTGTTGCTTGAGTTGTGTAGCGGACATCGCAGATTTTGCGATGTTTGGGAACTTGCTTGCAGGAAAAAAGTAGGAGTTCCTATATTTTAAAACTCGGTCCGATGAAACTGTTCAACGAACTTTGCAAAGAAACATTGCGAAAAAAGTCAATCTTTCGACCATAGTGGTTCAACTTGCGATTCTTTCGTTTTTTCTTTTTTCTGGGGAATTTGTTTTGGAGCGTTTTATTATCTCGTTAACGTATTTGGAAACGCAATATCTTGGTGGTTTTGGATGGTCGGAATCTTTGTTCGATCGCCGGTTCGGCGTGTACATAAAAAAGGAGAATCTCCAAAATGGGCGATTCTCCTTGGACCGCAAGTAGTGAAGTGAAACAAAAATCAGCCTCCAGGGCGGTCATTTTCATCGGTAAGTTTGCGGATTTCGCTTCGTTTTCTTGGTTTAAATTTATACTGATCTAATTGTTCGGGATTAAAAATCACCCATTTCCGATTTGGAATGTTGCGAACCGTTTGGAATTGAACGATTCCGTTATCCGAAATTTCCGTCCCGTCGGAAATGTGATCCAGAGAGATCGCTTTGATGTTGGTCCAAAGAGAAAAATCCATACCTACATTTTTATCCACGATTTCCCTTTTGATTTTACCGAAAACCAGGTTGATTTTATCTTTTTCGCCCCAAATCAAGGCGGTGGTCAACTCTTCCAAAGAAATAACCGATTGAATATCATCGTATTTTGAAATCAAAACAAGAATCTTATTTTCGGGAAGAGACTTGATAACTAAAGGAAGATCTCTTGCTATAACTTCCAATTCTCCGTCAGAAAAAACATGATCCGTAAAAAAACCGAGAGAAGATTTTTTGATGTATTTTAGGTTTCCTAGAAGAGCCTTCCACTGTTCGGGGGTGAGTTGAAAAGGGTGAATGAACGGTCTTGAAGGGACCAGCTCCTGAAATAAATCTACTTTGATAGGGCTGATCTGAAAATAAGCGACTTCTGCCGAACGATGAATCAGATTTGAATTGGTGGGCCAAAAGAAAAAATTTCTTTCCTGAACCCAAGAACACTGAACGAGTGAAAAGATGAAAAACAAATAGGAAAATTTGAATATATATTTCATTTGGAATTTTGATCCACAAACTCTTGAAAAATCGGATACTTATTTAGAAACTCTTCATTAGTATAAAGGTTCACGATTCTGTCCAGTCCTGATAGCCGAAATACGGAATTTAAGGACTTATTTAGGCCAAAAATGTTTAGAGTCCCGTTTTTTTCTCGAATTTGATTTCTTACTTTAATGATAATACCGATTCCGGAAGAATCGATGAATTTGACTTTTCCCAGAAAAAAGCTGATGATTTCCGGATTTTCTGTTTTTACAGATTCTTCAAATTCTTTGTGAAAATCCCGCGAATTATCCATGAGGATGTCTTCAAGAACGCTAAGAACGATATGTTTCTCTCGTATCTCGCTTCGGATTATCATCAAATCGAAAAAACACCTGGAAGAAAGGCCTGTCAAGAAGTAAAATAGAGTAGTAACTTTCTTGATTTATTTCTTAGAACTGTGAATTTGAACTGAGACGCGGAATTGCAAGGATTGCACTTATGGCTGAGTTTGATAAAACGAAACGCTCTATTGGAGTGAATAATCTGGATGATAAGGCCAGAAAAGAAATGTTTAATAAATTCCAGTCTGCCGGCGGGAAAGTCGTCAGTGAAAAGGATAAAAAGAAAGAAGAAGCCGAATCCGGTAGACAGCCTAACGTTC
Protein-coding regions in this window:
- the ileS gene encoding isoleucine--tRNA ligase, which translates into the protein MSETQKENPYSSTVLLPKTDFPMKADLAKREPEQIRSWKQGQIFRKMREQRNGKKEFVLHDGPPYANGNFHLGHALNKILKDTIIKSKSLAGFYADMIPGWDCHGLPIEVQVLKNLGKKVRETGPEELRQLCRKYAEEFVGKQGDDLSRFLCFWEEGKIYKTMSPDFEAKIVEVFGELFKKGYVYRGKKPVYWSIDLATAHAEAEIEYYPHVSPSIYVKFPVIGEKKQFCLIWTTTPWTLPANLAICFNRKIEYSIFRTESGEELILADALAKNVTMTTGVVLTKLKSISSEELAVLKFQHPFIDRISVSLFGDHVTLEAGTGCVHTAPGHGQDDYKVGLTAGLEPFSPVDDYGRYTDEFPLMQGKKVFDANPEIIQLLKDRGLLLYQGELEHSYPHSWRSKKPLIFRATPQWFFKMDFQNLREKSLSAIDGVRWIPSWGITRIRSMVETRPDWCLSRQRNWGVPIPAFACESCGQTHIDDVSIQFFTKMVREKGIEIWYSEEAKDLLPPKTKCGKCGNDSFKKGNDILDVWFDSGVSNFAVLGERKNEPPADLYLEGSDQHRGWFQSSLWPSMALRGIPPYKAVLTHGYVLDEKGHAMSKSLGNGIDPTVDIIQVYGADILRLWVSSLDFRDDIKVGKESLKIVSEQYRKIRNTFRYLLGNLDGHTPEQNLPFEELEELDRFYLSKLAGFVEDVVASYETYQFHQIYQKLILFCTVTLSQDYFDMIRDRMYCDARDSRSRRSSSTTLQYILDSLCILVAPILSFTAEEVWTSNGKKDSVFLQTFPDLKSWKNQSLEDKFESALQAREVVQKALEIARQEGKLGKSLEAALEIVSKSGPSFGELLPKETLELLFVVSQIHEKNPGMEVLSSHENEKFSVKVLKPVQGECLRCWRHTEDISEKDDLCGRCKSVVA
- a CDS encoding leucine-rich repeat domain-containing protein, whose protein sequence is MKVGAELPLLRKFLAIGFICFTASFDCKKNAEEILGEAKAKPELVQILDFGMQKLSTVPEAVCGFPNLTKLDLRLNSLTFLPESIGECRRLEQLNLFGNDLTALPSTFSKLKNLKVLLAGGNDFTILPSELLFLPLIRTLYFDQNKLTLTETDVEILASLSSLEELDLNLNLGIKTLPFNYEKLRNLTNLKRLNIKKTSLKGEDADKLQAILPNTKIDY
- a CDS encoding STAS domain-containing protein, with amino-acid sequence MIIRSEIREKHIVLSVLEDILMDNSRDFHKEFEESVKTENPEIISFFLGKVKFIDSSGIGIIIKVRNQIREKNGTLNIFGLNKSLNSVFRLSGLDRIVNLYTNEEFLNKYPIFQEFVDQNSK
- the purL gene encoding phosphoribosylformylglycinamidine synthase subunit PurL, with protein sequence MEKDVVSLQDALEHGLTAEEFQKIQEILGRIPNSTELGIFSAMWSEHCSYKNSILKLKTLPTSSDKLLAKAGEENAGAMDIGDGLAVVFKIESHNHPTAVEPYQGAATGVGGIMRDIFTMGARPIVSLNSLRFGNPDEPRNKYLLSRAVKGIGDYGNSLGIAVSGGELFIDECFSKNPLVNAMTVGIVRHDQMASATTGGQVGNAVYIVGATTGRDGIHGASFASKDLSKESESKRSAVQVGDPFMEKLLMEASLEAIQKGLLIGIQDMGAAGISCATSEMSAKGKTGMKIDLDLVPFRETGMNAYEAMLSESQERMLVVPKKGKESELVSIFEKWNLNAVKIGEVTADGMIEIYMGGKLKAKIPAESLVLGGGAPRYERETKRPAYLDAVKTWNTDAISDVTSGANASDVLLKILSSWNVCSRKPITEQYDSEVGLVKLIGPGLDGGLSSIPDTNKALATATDCNSRYTYLDPYKGAEFAVCEAARNVYVTGATPYGVTNNLNFANPYIPENYYMFSECIRGMGDACRFLGLPVTGGNVSFYNESPEGPIFPTPTIGMVGILQDKKKFISNFPKEAGIELAVLGNFRPSLGGSEYLKKIHGQVNGTIPELDIKEELELCKLILSLNEKGVLKSARDLSLGGIGIALSKTVLFSGLGIDADLTAFKQNRLDLTLFGESSTTVLVGFDSTWKEQIRKQTEEKGLKFYPIGKTTSFEVLKLKDIGVEISFSELNEPYEKGLEAVFAL
- a CDS encoding LA_1326/LA_4305 family lipoprotein → MKYIFKFSYLFFIFSLVQCSWVQERNFFFWPTNSNLIHRSAEVAYFQISPIKVDLFQELVPSRPFIHPFQLTPEQWKALLGNLKYIKKSSLGFFTDHVFSDGELEVIARDLPLVIKSLPENKILVLISKYDDIQSVISLEELTTALIWGEKDKINLVFGKIKREIVDKNVGMDFSLWTNIKAISLDHISDGTEISDNGIVQFQTVRNIPNRKWVIFNPEQLDQYKFKPRKRSEIRKLTDENDRPGG